A region of Micromonospora chokoriensis DNA encodes the following proteins:
- a CDS encoding O-methyltransferase: MRTARSLAREVGLDAVTPGAGAALRLLAAAGNARAVVEIGTGTGVSGVWLLRGMRADGVLTTIDVEVEHQRIARRIFAEAGFAAGRTRIITGRALDVLPRLADGAYDLVFVDAEATGFHACVEAALRLLRPGGVLALNGVLAGGRIGDPAARDAETVTVRETIKAVRESEHWIPALLPVGHGLLAAVKC; encoded by the coding sequence CTGCGCACCGCCCGCAGCCTGGCTCGGGAGGTGGGCCTCGATGCGGTCACCCCCGGTGCGGGCGCGGCACTGCGGCTGCTGGCGGCCGCCGGCAACGCGCGCGCCGTGGTCGAGATCGGCACCGGCACGGGGGTGAGCGGGGTCTGGTTGCTGCGCGGCATGCGCGCGGACGGGGTGCTCACCACCATCGACGTGGAGGTGGAGCACCAGCGGATCGCCCGGCGGATCTTCGCCGAGGCGGGCTTCGCCGCGGGCCGCACGCGCATCATCACCGGTCGCGCGCTCGACGTGCTGCCCCGGCTCGCCGACGGTGCGTACGACCTGGTGTTCGTGGACGCGGAGGCGACCGGCTTCCACGCCTGTGTGGAGGCGGCGTTGCGGCTGCTGAGGCCGGGTGGCGTGCTCGCGCTCAACGGTGTGCTCGCCGGCGGCCGGATCGGTGACCCGGCCGCTCGGGACGCGGAGACGGTGACGGTCCGCGAGACCATCAAGGCGGTCCGGGAGTCGGAGCACTGGATTCCCGCGCTGCTTCCGGTCGGGCACGGGCTGCTCGCCGCCGTGAAGTGCTGA
- a CDS encoding leucyl aminopeptidase family protein, which produces MLAIRLIAEPDRLDVLVLPVRAADSAELVPTAVTPPDGTADEAAALVPAARLTGRAGEIHTQVRPGRTPGRMLLLGVGDGGEAAWRTAGAALARAATDETHITIALPVEVTPAAVRGFTEGLLLAPYRFRLTEAGTAPTLDGVDLLLADPTAFETTIATARTTAAMTHLARDLTNTPSSVKNPQWFADQVAAAAADLPDLRLRVRGPAELAAEGFGGILAVGGGSASGPRLVELDWHPANARTHVVLVGKGITFDTGGISIKPVPAMKLMRKDMAGAAAVVAATLGAAEMRLPVRVTTLAPLAENMVSGAAFRPGDVIRHYGGTTSETTNSDAEGRLVLADALAYAVQQLKPDLLLDLATLTGANAVALGKRTGALYSENDQLAADVLAAAEAAGESAWRMPLHNDYVEYLGSEIADLYSAPAQGAGSVLAALYLREFTGELRDRWLHLDMSAPSWADGDQAEVSRGATGWGVRWLLRWLASVD; this is translated from the coding sequence GTGCTCGCCATCCGTCTGATCGCCGAGCCCGACCGGCTCGACGTCCTCGTCCTGCCCGTCCGTGCCGCCGATTCGGCCGAACTCGTCCCGACCGCGGTGACGCCTCCGGACGGCACGGCCGACGAGGCCGCCGCACTGGTGCCGGCGGCCCGACTGACCGGCCGGGCCGGCGAGATCCACACGCAGGTGCGCCCCGGGCGTACCCCCGGCCGGATGCTCCTGCTCGGCGTCGGCGACGGTGGCGAGGCGGCCTGGCGGACGGCCGGCGCCGCACTGGCCCGCGCCGCCACGGATGAGACGCATATCACCATCGCGCTGCCGGTCGAGGTGACTCCGGCCGCAGTCCGCGGGTTCACCGAGGGACTGCTGCTCGCCCCGTACCGGTTCCGCTTGACCGAGGCCGGCACCGCACCGACGCTCGACGGCGTCGACCTCCTGCTCGCCGACCCGACCGCGTTCGAGACCACCATCGCCACCGCCCGGACCACCGCGGCGATGACCCATCTCGCCCGTGACCTGACCAACACCCCGTCCTCGGTCAAGAACCCGCAGTGGTTCGCCGACCAGGTGGCCGCCGCCGCAGCCGACCTTCCGGACCTGCGACTGCGGGTCCGTGGGCCCGCCGAACTCGCCGCCGAGGGCTTCGGTGGCATCCTCGCCGTCGGTGGAGGCTCGGCCAGCGGCCCCCGGCTCGTCGAGCTGGACTGGCACCCGGCCAACGCACGCACCCACGTGGTGTTGGTCGGCAAGGGCATCACCTTCGACACCGGCGGCATCTCGATCAAGCCAGTGCCGGCGATGAAGCTGATGCGCAAGGACATGGCGGGCGCGGCCGCAGTCGTCGCCGCCACCCTGGGAGCCGCCGAGATGCGGCTGCCGGTGCGGGTCACCACATTGGCCCCGCTCGCCGAGAACATGGTCAGCGGCGCGGCGTTCCGGCCCGGCGACGTCATCCGGCACTACGGCGGCACGACGAGCGAGACGACCAACTCCGACGCCGAGGGCCGCCTGGTCCTCGCCGACGCGCTGGCGTACGCGGTGCAGCAGCTCAAGCCGGACCTGCTGCTCGACCTCGCCACGCTCACCGGCGCCAACGCCGTGGCCCTGGGCAAGCGCACCGGCGCGCTGTACAGCGAGAACGACCAACTGGCCGCGGACGTGCTGGCCGCCGCCGAGGCCGCCGGTGAGTCGGCGTGGCGGATGCCCCTGCACAACGACTACGTGGAATACCTGGGCAGCGAGATCGCCGACCTCTACAGCGCCCCGGCGCAGGGTGCCGGTTCGGTGCTGGCAGCGCTCTACCTGCGCGAGTTCACCGGCGAACTACGGGACCGGTGGCTGCACCTGGACATGTCGGCCCCGTCCTGGGCCGACGGCGACCAGGCCGAGGTCAGCCGAGGCGCGACCGGCTGGGGCGTCCGGTGGCTGCTGCGCTGGCTGGCCAGCGTCGACTGA
- a CDS encoding DUF3117 domain-containing protein, with translation MAAMKPRTGDGPLEVTKEGRGIVMRVPLEGGGRLVVEMTPDEANALGDALKAAAG, from the coding sequence ATGGCGGCGATGAAGCCGCGGACGGGCGACGGTCCGCTGGAAGTCACCAAGGAGGGTCGGGGCATCGTCATGCGGGTCCCGCTGGAGGGCGGTGGCCGGCTCGTCGTCGAGATGACTCCCGACGAGGCCAACGCGCTTGGTGACGCGCTGAAGGCAGCGGCCGGCTGA
- a CDS encoding PaaX family transcriptional regulator, with protein sequence MQARSALFDLYGDHLRPRGGRAPVAALVKLLAPLGIAPPAVRTAVSRMVRQGWLEPLRLVSGPGYSITPKAARRLDEAAARIYRTGRVTWDGRFDLLVLEAPGSRRDRQRLASNLSFLGYGTLDEQTWVATRPAEDVDLLLAEAGIRFERFTAAHHSGTPGAMGVVRRAWNLAEIGRAYEQFVADQRPLLAAVTVRSSDEEAYATRFRLVHAWRTFLFRDPQLPPALLPERWPGTAAASFFDRHAARLRPAADRYVEQCLDAGNRLVRQKGR encoded by the coding sequence ATGCAGGCACGGTCGGCACTCTTCGACCTGTACGGCGACCACCTCCGTCCGAGGGGTGGCCGGGCACCGGTCGCTGCCCTGGTCAAGCTACTGGCACCGCTGGGAATCGCGCCGCCCGCCGTTCGCACCGCCGTGTCGCGGATGGTGCGTCAGGGCTGGCTCGAGCCCCTCCGGTTGGTCTCCGGACCGGGATATTCGATCACACCGAAAGCAGCCCGACGACTCGACGAGGCGGCGGCTCGGATCTACCGGACCGGCCGGGTCACCTGGGACGGCCGGTTCGATCTGCTGGTGTTGGAGGCCCCCGGCTCCCGACGGGACCGGCAGCGGCTCGCCTCCAATCTGAGCTTCCTCGGCTACGGCACCCTCGACGAGCAGACCTGGGTCGCCACCCGTCCCGCCGAGGACGTGGACCTGCTCCTCGCCGAGGCCGGTATCCGGTTCGAGCGGTTCACCGCCGCGCACCACTCGGGCACCCCCGGCGCGATGGGCGTGGTCAGACGCGCGTGGAACCTGGCCGAGATCGGTCGCGCCTACGAGCAGTTCGTCGCCGACCAGCGCCCACTGCTCGCGGCGGTCACCGTGCGCAGCAGCGACGAGGAGGCGTACGCGACGCGGTTCCGACTCGTGCACGCGTGGCGTACGTTCCTCTTCCGGGACCCGCAACTGCCCCCGGCGCTGCTGCCCGAGCGCTGGCCCGGCACCGCCGCGGCCAGCTTCTTCGACCGGCACGCGGCACGTCTGCGTCCGGCCGCCGACCGGTACGTCGAACAGTGCCTCGACGCCGGCAACCGCCTCGTACGACAGAAGGGTCGTTAG
- a CDS encoding enoyl-CoA hydratase-related protein — protein sequence MTEPLLVDRTDAVVTLTLNRPNAMNALDVALKEALRDTLAQLETDRSCRAVVLAGAGGSFSAGQDLREHVDTLESSASDPLATVRAHYNPIAARLANLPKPVIAAVRGMAAGAGASLAFLADIRIGGPTTSFLMAFAKVGLAADTGASWTLPRLVGHAKAVELLMLAEPVRAEEACRLGLLNRLTDDDEQVLPAAQELAARLAAGPTVAYGAIKRQLSIADAGTLADALAAEAQAQSICGATADHRASTLAFVSKQKPVFEGR from the coding sequence GTGACCGAGCCGCTGCTGGTCGACCGGACCGACGCCGTCGTGACCCTCACGCTGAACCGGCCGAACGCCATGAACGCGCTCGACGTGGCGCTCAAGGAGGCGTTGCGCGACACTCTGGCGCAGTTGGAGACCGACCGGTCCTGCCGCGCGGTGGTGCTGGCCGGGGCGGGCGGGTCGTTCAGCGCCGGTCAGGACCTGCGCGAACACGTGGACACCCTGGAAAGTTCCGCGAGCGACCCTCTGGCCACCGTGCGGGCGCACTACAACCCGATCGCCGCCCGGCTGGCCAACCTGCCCAAACCGGTGATCGCCGCGGTCCGTGGGATGGCCGCCGGGGCCGGCGCGTCGCTGGCGTTCCTGGCCGACATCCGCATCGGCGGCCCGACCACCAGTTTCCTGATGGCCTTCGCCAAGGTCGGCCTCGCCGCCGACACCGGCGCCTCGTGGACGCTGCCCCGACTGGTCGGCCACGCCAAGGCGGTGGAGCTGCTGATGCTGGCCGAGCCGGTCCGCGCCGAGGAGGCCTGCCGGCTCGGGCTGCTCAACCGGCTGACGGACGACGACGAGCAGGTGCTGCCGGCAGCTCAGGAGTTGGCCGCCCGCCTCGCCGCCGGCCCCACCGTCGCGTACGGGGCGATCAAGCGGCAGCTCTCCATCGCCGACGCCGGCACCCTCGCCGACGCCCTCGCGGCCGAGGCACAGGCCCAGTCGATCTGCGGTGCCACCGCCGACCACCGGGCGTCCACGCTCGCCTTCGTCAGTAAGCAGAAACCGGTCTTCGAGGGGCGCTGA
- a CDS encoding DUF1800 domain-containing protein, whose product MSDREAVAHLLRRATFGPTADEVDAAERAGPAATLDRLLDPGRADQGAAATPPPTLAADPYATLTKESTREQRQQANAERREQVQQVTAWWLDRMVAAEDGLTEKLLFFWHGHWATSAQKVKSARTMLGQLDTLRRHGRGPLGPLVAAMVRDPALIIWLDGQKNTRKAPNENLARELMELFTLGIGTYTEADVKAGARALTGWVVDRRTGAARFEAKRHDPGDKTILGQTGRFDAAAYAALLAAQPAAATFVAGRLWFRYAGTDVPAPDGLAGADTVATLRAIFSAPAFGQTRGTLVKQPVEWLVGALRQLGIRPKELPEQQRKQLMSGLNALDQVPLRPPSVGGWPSGAAWLTTSSLQARLRTAGLLAAATAPPVLARLTAAPTAGRPDALARLLVVDGWGPRTRAALTPLAGEPRKLLAAGLVSPEYTVS is encoded by the coding sequence ATGAGCGATCGTGAAGCGGTGGCGCACCTGCTGCGCCGGGCCACCTTCGGGCCGACCGCAGACGAGGTGGACGCGGCCGAACGGGCGGGGCCGGCGGCGACGCTGGACCGCCTGCTCGACCCTGGGCGAGCCGATCAGGGCGCGGCGGCCACCCCGCCGCCGACGCTGGCCGCCGACCCGTACGCCACGCTGACCAAGGAGTCCACCCGGGAGCAGCGGCAGCAGGCCAACGCCGAGCGCCGTGAGCAGGTCCAGCAGGTCACCGCGTGGTGGTTGGACCGGATGGTGGCCGCCGAGGACGGGCTGACCGAGAAGCTGCTCTTCTTCTGGCACGGGCACTGGGCGACCAGCGCCCAGAAGGTCAAGTCCGCGCGGACGATGCTGGGCCAGCTGGACACCCTTCGTCGCCACGGGCGAGGGCCGCTGGGCCCGCTGGTCGCCGCGATGGTGCGCGACCCCGCCCTGATCATCTGGCTGGACGGGCAGAAGAACACCCGCAAGGCACCGAACGAGAACCTGGCCCGCGAGCTGATGGAGCTGTTCACCCTCGGCATCGGCACCTACACCGAGGCGGACGTGAAGGCCGGCGCGCGGGCCCTGACCGGCTGGGTGGTCGACCGGCGGACCGGCGCGGCCCGCTTCGAGGCGAAGCGACACGACCCCGGCGACAAGACCATCCTCGGGCAGACCGGCCGGTTCGACGCCGCGGCGTACGCCGCTCTGCTGGCCGCCCAACCCGCGGCGGCGACGTTCGTGGCCGGGCGGCTCTGGTTCCGCTATGCCGGCACCGACGTGCCGGCACCGGACGGCCTGGCCGGTGCGGACACCGTGGCGACACTGCGTGCGATCTTCTCCGCGCCGGCCTTCGGGCAGACCCGGGGCACGCTGGTCAAGCAGCCGGTCGAGTGGCTGGTGGGTGCGCTCCGGCAGCTCGGCATCCGCCCGAAGGAGCTGCCCGAGCAGCAGCGCAAGCAACTGATGAGTGGGCTGAACGCGCTGGACCAGGTGCCGTTGCGACCGCCGAGCGTGGGCGGCTGGCCGTCCGGGGCGGCCTGGCTTACCACCTCGTCGTTGCAGGCCCGGTTGCGCACCGCCGGGCTGCTCGCCGCCGCGACGGCGCCGCCGGTGCTGGCCCGGTTGACCGCCGCACCGACCGCCGGTCGCCCGGACGCGCTGGCCCGGCTGCTGGTGGTCGACGGGTGGGGCCCACGCACCCGGGCCGCTCTCACGCCGCTGGCCGGCGAGCCCCGCAAACTGCTGGCCGCCGGTCTGGTCAGCCCCGAATACACAGTCAGCTGA
- a CDS encoding DUF1501 domain-containing protein produces the protein MDTVTRRRFLLTSGVVGAGALAAGAGAYTLRDLLDTSGDRDPQARTLVLVTLYGGNDGLNTVIPYADPAYRTARPELAYPDGEVRRLDDGFGLNPALKGLHQRWSKGGLAIVRGVGYPKPDRSHFRSMDIWHTAQPDRPGNTGWLGRWLDRAGGDPRLAVSFEPVLPPLLAGAQSAGASVPVTERKAAKGLPAETLTALAAAEAGESAARSRAAACFADLRSVDEMIRQVRDASDPDTADPDGEQAPATATGGARTPLDAQLDLVAQCVEAGVSTRAFSVSLGGFDTHADEKQLQAVLLGQLDRALTGFADRMSRTEAGRKVVVAVYSEFGRRVRANASDGTDHGTASDVLLLGAGVRGGWHGAPPNLTDLDDGDLKFTTDFRDVYATLLERVLDADPGPVLADWKGRLDKLF, from the coding sequence ATGGACACGGTGACCCGACGCAGGTTCCTGCTGACCAGTGGCGTGGTCGGCGCGGGCGCGCTGGCCGCCGGGGCCGGCGCGTACACCCTGCGGGACCTGTTGGACACCAGCGGGGACCGCGATCCGCAGGCCCGCACGCTGGTGCTGGTGACCCTCTACGGCGGCAACGACGGGCTCAACACGGTCATCCCGTACGCCGACCCGGCCTACCGGACGGCCCGCCCCGAGCTGGCGTACCCGGACGGAGAGGTGCGGCGGTTGGACGACGGCTTCGGTCTCAACCCGGCCCTAAAGGGTCTGCACCAGCGCTGGTCGAAGGGTGGGCTGGCGATCGTGCGCGGGGTCGGCTACCCGAAGCCGGACCGCAGCCACTTCCGGTCGATGGACATCTGGCACACCGCGCAGCCGGACCGGCCGGGCAACACCGGGTGGCTGGGCCGGTGGCTGGACCGGGCCGGTGGCGACCCCCGGCTGGCGGTCTCCTTCGAGCCCGTGCTGCCACCGTTGCTGGCCGGGGCGCAGAGCGCCGGTGCCTCCGTGCCGGTGACCGAACGCAAGGCCGCCAAGGGGCTGCCCGCCGAGACGCTGACCGCCCTCGCCGCCGCCGAGGCGGGTGAGTCGGCGGCCCGCAGCCGCGCCGCCGCCTGCTTCGCCGACCTACGGTCGGTCGACGAGATGATCCGTCAGGTCCGCGACGCGTCCGACCCGGACACGGCGGACCCGGACGGCGAGCAGGCCCCGGCTACGGCGACCGGCGGGGCACGGACGCCGTTGGACGCCCAACTGGACCTGGTCGCGCAGTGCGTCGAGGCGGGAGTGTCCACCCGGGCCTTCTCGGTGTCATTGGGTGGCTTCGACACGCACGCCGACGAGAAGCAGTTGCAGGCCGTCCTGCTGGGTCAGCTGGACCGGGCGTTGACCGGCTTCGCCGACCGGATGAGTCGCACCGAGGCCGGGCGGAAGGTGGTGGTGGCTGTCTACTCCGAGTTCGGCCGCCGCGTCCGGGCCAACGCCTCCGACGGCACCGACCACGGGACCGCCTCGGACGTGCTGCTGCTCGGCGCGGGCGTACGCGGCGGCTGGCACGGGGCACCGCCGAACCTCACCGACCTCGACGACGGCGACCTGAAGTTCACCACCGACTTCCGGGACGTCTACGCCACGTTGCTGGAACGCGTGCTGGACGCCGACCCGGGCCCGGTCCTCGCCGACTGGAAGGGCCGACTGGACAAGCTCTTCTAG
- a CDS encoding DNA-3-methyladenine glycosylase I: protein MTDLVIGVDGLARCAWGSSTPDYAVYHDTEWGRPLHGDDALYERMTLEAFQSGLSWLTILRKRPAFRLAFDEFHIPTVAEYDDADVTRLLADAGIVRNRAKIEAAIANARAALELPEGLSALLWSFAPERRPTRPASFAELAPITAESTAMAKALKKRGFRFVGPTTAYALMQATGMVDDHIVGCHVTLPPAT from the coding sequence GTGACGGACCTGGTGATCGGTGTCGACGGGCTGGCTCGCTGCGCGTGGGGGTCGAGCACCCCGGACTACGCCGTCTACCACGACACCGAGTGGGGCCGGCCGCTGCACGGCGACGACGCGCTCTACGAGCGGATGACGCTGGAGGCGTTCCAGTCCGGGCTGTCCTGGTTGACCATCCTGCGGAAACGTCCGGCGTTCCGGCTGGCCTTCGACGAGTTCCACATCCCGACCGTCGCCGAATACGACGACGCCGACGTGACCCGGCTGCTCGCCGACGCCGGCATCGTCCGCAACCGGGCCAAGATCGAGGCGGCGATCGCCAACGCCCGCGCCGCCCTGGAGCTGCCCGAAGGGCTGTCCGCGCTGCTCTGGTCCTTCGCGCCGGAGCGCCGGCCGACCCGCCCCGCCTCGTTCGCCGAGCTCGCGCCGATCACCGCCGAGTCGACGGCGATGGCCAAGGCCCTCAAGAAGCGCGGCTTCCGGTTCGTCGGGCCGACCACGGCGTACGCCCTGATGCAGGCGACCGGCATGGTCGACGATCACATCGTCGGCTGTCACGTCACCCTCCCACCGGCGACATGA
- a CDS encoding SRPBCC family protein, whose protein sequence is MTDPGDVDDLREAAQPGAGEVTATVIVDAPAEQVFAALLAWERQSDWIPFTRVRVVEGNGREGSRIEAVTALGRATLRDEMRVVRVDEPYEIGVVHHGQLLRGPGVLRCTQLGRARTQVVWHEWFHLPGGRAGRVAWPLLWPGSKIGLTQALKRFARLVEQGRLP, encoded by the coding sequence GTGACCGACCCCGGAGACGTTGACGATCTTCGGGAGGCGGCCCAACCCGGCGCCGGTGAGGTGACCGCAACGGTGATCGTCGACGCCCCGGCGGAGCAGGTCTTCGCCGCGTTGCTCGCCTGGGAACGCCAGTCCGACTGGATTCCGTTCACCCGGGTGCGGGTGGTGGAGGGCAACGGGCGTGAGGGCAGCCGGATCGAGGCGGTGACCGCGCTCGGCCGGGCCACGCTGCGCGACGAGATGCGAGTGGTACGCGTCGACGAACCGTACGAGATCGGCGTGGTGCACCATGGTCAGTTGCTGCGCGGCCCCGGGGTGCTGCGCTGCACCCAGCTGGGTCGCGCCCGCACCCAGGTGGTCTGGCACGAATGGTTCCACCTGCCCGGTGGTCGGGCCGGTCGGGTGGCCTGGCCGCTGCTCTGGCCGGGTTCCAAGATCGGTCTCACCCAGGCGCTGAAGAGGTTCGCCCGTCTCGTCGAGCAGGGCCGGCTGCCCTGA
- a CDS encoding DivIVA domain-containing protein — MGQLLLLLVVALTVAAVVFGVTVLVSGRDPGLVAVEPDSQAVALPGTRPLRESDVGAVRFDTGLRGYRMAQVDQALRRAAYDIGYKSELIGVLESEVIALREGRIEDADALRQAREQSASRVTDADAAPRPGADAPLDGDAGSGSAPVGSAGAAELPAATASPADSDGVAPAVAPTGGDPADRGQTDAAPADGAGQRDAVVRSETA, encoded by the coding sequence ATGGGTCAGCTTCTGCTCCTCCTGGTCGTGGCACTGACTGTCGCGGCGGTCGTCTTCGGCGTGACGGTGCTGGTCAGCGGCCGTGATCCCGGCTTGGTGGCCGTCGAACCGGATTCGCAGGCCGTGGCGTTGCCCGGCACGCGACCGCTGCGCGAATCCGACGTGGGGGCGGTCCGTTTCGACACCGGGTTGCGCGGGTACCGGATGGCGCAGGTCGATCAGGCGTTGCGCCGCGCCGCCTACGACATCGGCTACAAGTCCGAGCTGATCGGCGTACTGGAGTCGGAGGTCATCGCGTTGCGTGAGGGGCGCATCGAGGACGCGGACGCGCTGCGGCAGGCCCGCGAGCAGTCCGCCAGCCGGGTGACGGACGCCGACGCGGCACCGCGGCCGGGCGCGGACGCGCCGCTGGACGGCGACGCCGGCTCCGGCTCGGCACCGGTCGGATCGGCCGGCGCGGCGGAGCTGCCCGCCGCCACAGCGTCCCCGGCGGATTCCGACGGCGTGGCGCCGGCCGTGGCACCCACCGGCGGTGACCCGGCCGATCGTGGGCAGACCGACGCAGCGCCGGCCGACGGCGCCGGGCAGCGAGACGCGGTGGTCCGGTCGGAGACGGCGTGA
- the folP gene encoding dihydropteroate synthase, with protein sequence MAGALRLGGRTFAPGELVVMAIVNRTPDSFFDRGATFAADTALRAVERAVDEGAAIIDIGGVKAGPGDDVDVAEEIRRTVDTIAAVRAAFPDVVISIDTWRAEVATEAVAAGADLLNDTWSGADPALARVAARTGAGLVCSHAGGLVPRTRPHRAAFDDVVADVVATVTGLAERAVAEGVRPDGILVDPAHDFGKNTRHSLEITRRLDELTATGWPVLVALSNKDFVGETLDLPVAERLEGTLAATAVSAWLGARVFRAHQVGPTRRVLDMVASIRGDRPPATTRRGLA encoded by the coding sequence ATGGCGGGGGCGCTTCGACTGGGTGGGCGCACGTTCGCCCCCGGCGAGCTGGTCGTGATGGCGATCGTCAACCGCACACCCGACTCGTTCTTCGACCGGGGCGCCACCTTCGCCGCCGACACCGCGCTGCGCGCGGTCGAGCGGGCCGTGGACGAGGGTGCGGCCATCATCGACATCGGCGGCGTCAAGGCCGGCCCCGGCGACGACGTCGACGTCGCCGAGGAGATCCGACGCACCGTGGACACCATCGCCGCCGTCCGGGCCGCGTTTCCGGACGTGGTGATCTCCATCGACACCTGGCGCGCCGAGGTGGCGACGGAGGCCGTGGCCGCCGGCGCCGACCTGCTCAACGACACCTGGTCGGGCGCCGACCCGGCGCTGGCCCGGGTGGCCGCGCGGACCGGCGCGGGGCTGGTCTGCTCGCATGCCGGCGGCCTGGTCCCGCGGACCCGGCCGCACCGGGCGGCCTTCGACGACGTGGTCGCCGACGTGGTCGCGACGGTGACCGGGCTCGCCGAGCGCGCTGTCGCGGAGGGGGTACGCCCCGACGGGATCCTCGTCGACCCGGCACACGACTTCGGCAAGAACACCCGGCACTCCCTGGAGATCACCCGCCGGTTGGACGAGTTGACCGCGACCGGCTGGCCGGTGCTGGTGGCGCTCTCCAACAAGGACTTCGTCGGTGAGACGTTGGACCTGCCGGTGGCCGAACGCCTGGAGGGGACGCTCGCCGCGACGGCGGTGTCGGCCTGGCTGGGCGCTCGGGTCTTCCGGGCCCACCAGGTCGGCCCGACCCGTCGGGTGCTGGACATGGTGGCCTCGATCCGGGGTGACCGCCCGCCGGCGACGACCCGCCGGGGCCTGGCCTGA
- the ndhC gene encoding NADH-quinone oxidoreductase subunit A yields the protein MTGYLGSYATLGLLLLASVLFFVTAFSANRVLRPARPADPPGKRASYECGLDPVGADWAQMQIRYYVYAYLYVLFAVEAVFLFPWAVVFDRPGFGLVTVVEMAVFVAVLALGILYAWRRNILRWT from the coding sequence GTGACCGGATACCTGGGCTCGTACGCGACGCTCGGGCTCTTGCTGCTCGCCAGCGTCCTGTTCTTCGTTACGGCGTTCTCGGCCAACCGGGTGTTACGTCCTGCCCGTCCGGCCGACCCGCCCGGCAAGCGGGCCAGCTACGAGTGCGGGCTCGACCCGGTCGGTGCGGACTGGGCGCAGATGCAGATCCGCTACTACGTCTACGCCTACCTGTACGTGCTGTTCGCGGTCGAGGCGGTGTTCCTCTTCCCCTGGGCGGTGGTCTTCGACCGGCCGGGCTTCGGTCTGGTGACGGTGGTGGAGATGGCGGTGTTCGTGGCGGTGCTCGCGCTCGGCATCCTCTACGCCTGGCGCAGGAACATCCTCCGCTGGACCTGA